The following coding sequences lie in one Tachysurus fulvidraco isolate hzauxx_2018 chromosome 19, HZAU_PFXX_2.0, whole genome shotgun sequence genomic window:
- the si:ch211-214j24.10 gene encoding uncharacterized protein si:ch211-214j24.10, which yields MHIKTGTLESNHAVCESDTLCDPAVLVSPPQTEPHIRNRRLSPGSGSCGGGGGGCAARVDTLSPHQSSNSPHREGPSHGTGHTQPLNREHRAQNRGRGPRREGAGQKLQKSSQAQKDKWMGETLSSLRPPPAFPVKDSPAKLQPAVSYASKVKAGGQFGGMAEEPPGIGALLQNQWGLSFITNGPVMENTTSVAEEDTEQSPSATVHHLAEETVSEKFVALPSKCSMEPDDSAQLLLTCRHLMEAVQYHTHEWSAVFRKQKEDPVKVVWYTDSS from the exons ATGCATATTAAAACAG GTACCTTGGAGTCAAATCATGCAGTGTGTGAGTCGGACACGCTGTGCGACCCTGCTGTCCTCGTGTCTCCTCCTCAAACCGAGCCACACATCCGGAACAGGCGTCTCTCCCCTGGCTCTGGCAGTTGTGGTGGAGGTGGCGGTGGCTGTGCTGCCCGAGTCGACACACTTTCCCCTCATCAGTCATCAAACAGCCCTCATCGTGAAGGACCTTCACATGGAACTGGTCACACACAACCCTTGAACAGAGAGCACAGGGCTCAGAACAGAGGCAGAGGTCCTCGTCGTGAGGGAGCCGGTCAAAAACTCCAGAAATCCTCTCAGGCACAGAAGGACAAGTGGATGGGAGAGACGCTGTCGTCTCTTAGACCTCCGCCCGCTTTCCCGGTGAAGGACAGCCCTGCCAAGCTGCAGCCGGCGGTCAGTTACGCCTCCAAGGTGAAGGCGGGCGGACAATTTGGGGGCATGGCTGAAGAGCCACCTGGCATTGGGGCACTTCTGCAGAATCAGTGGGGACTCAGCTTTATTACCAACGGGCCGGTGATGGAGAACACCACTTCAGTTGCTGAAGAGGACACAGAGCAGAGTCCATCTGCAACTGTTCACCACCTTGCTGAAGAAACGGTTTCTGAAAAATTTGTGGCTTTGCCAAGCAAGTGCTCCATGGAGCCCGACGATTCTGCGCAGCTGCTGCTCACCTGTCGCCATCTAATGGAAGCTGTGCAGTATCATACACATG AATGGAGTGCAGTCTTCAGGAAACAGAAAGAAG ATCCGGTGAAGGTCGTGTGGTACACAGACTCGTCGTAG
- the LOC113647247 gene encoding probable tRNA N6-adenosine threonylcarbamoyltransferase — MTVVIGFEGSANKIGIGIIRDGEVLSNPRRTYITPPGQGFLPRETAKHHRAVILTVLREALDEAGLKPADIDCVAYTKGPGMGAPLLTVALVARTVAQLWGKPLVGVNHCIGHIEMGRLITGANNPTVLYVSGGNTQVIAYSERRYRIFGETIDIAVGNCLDRFARVIKISNDPSPGYNIEQMAKKGKHYIELPYTVKGMDVSFSGILSYIEEMANKMLSSGQCTAEDLCFSLQETLFSMLVEITERAMAHCGSQEVLIVGGVGCNLRLQEMMGIMCEERGAHLFATDERFCIDNGAMIAQAGWEMFRMGQVTELSDSWITQRYRTDEVEVTWRD, encoded by the exons ATGACTGTGGTTATCGGTTTTGAGGGCAGTGCCAATAAGATCGGCATAGGGATCATAAGGGATGGGGAAGTGTTGTCGAACCCTAGACGTACCTATATTACTCCACCTGGTCAAG GTTTCCTCCCAAGAGAAACAGCCAAACATCATCGTGCTGTCATCCTGACTGTCCTCCGTGAAGCACTAGATGAAGCTGGTTTAAAGCCTGCGGATATTGACTGTGTAGCATACACCAAAG GGCCAGGGATGGGTGCCCCGCTGCTCACTGTGGCTTTGGTGGCTAGGACAGTCGCACAGCTCTGGGGCAAACCATTAGTAGGAGTGAATCACTGCATCGGGCACATTGAAATGGGCCGACTGATCACGGGTGCTAACAACCCCACTGTGCTGTACGTCAGTGGCGGTAATACTCAG GTAATCGCTTACTCTGAAAGACGATACAGAATTTTTGGTGAAACTATAGACATTGCTGTGGGAAACTGCTTGGATCGCTTTGCCAGAGTCATCAAG ATATCCAATGACCCCAGTCCTGGCTACAACATTGAACAAATGGCAAAGAA ggGAAAGCATTATATAGAGCTTCCATACACAGTGAAGGGAATGGACGTTTCATTCTCTGGGATTTTATCCTACATTGAG GAGATGGCAAACAAGATGTTGAGTTCTGGCCAGTGCACAGCAGAGGACCTGTGCTTTTCCCTTCAG GAAACTCTCTTCTCCATGCTGGTGGAGATCACAGAACGCGCCATGGCTCACTGTGGCTCCCAAGAGGTCCTCATCGTGGGAGGAGTAGGCT GTAACCTCCGGCTGCAGGAGATGATGGGCATCATGTGTGAGGAAAGAGGAGCGCATCTCTTCGCCACAGATGAGAG GTTCTGCATTGACAATGGAGCAATGATCGCACAAGCTGGCTGGGAGATGTTCCGCATGGGGCAGGTAACTGAGCTGTCAGATTCCTGGATCACACAAAG gTACAGGACAGATGAAGTAGAAGTTACCTGGAGAGACTGA
- the apex1 gene encoding DNA-(apurinic or apyrimidinic site) endonuclease isoform X2 has protein sequence MSKRAKKNEASAEAEPPTKKGKKAKEPEAPVLYDDPPDKLTSKDGRAANTKITSWNVDGLRAWVKKKGLDWVRQEAPDVLCLQETKCAEKALPADITSMPEYPYKYWAGSEDKEGYSGVAMLCKTEPLKITYGIGKEEHDKEGRVITAEFPSYFLVTAYVPNAGRGLVRLDYRKTWDVDFREYLSNLDRRKPLVLCGDLNVAHQEIDLKNPKGNRKNAGFTPEEREGFSQLLAAGFIDSFREVYPEQTNAYTFWTYMMNARSKNVGWRLDYFVLSTALLPSLCDSKIRNTAMGSDHCPITLHLAL, from the exons ATGTCGAAGAGAGCGAAGAAAAACGAGGCGTCTGCAGAAGCAG AACCACCAACAAAGAAAGGGAAGAAGGCGAAGGAACCCGAAGCCCCAGTGTTGTATGACGACCCCCCAGATAAACTGACCAGCAAGGACGGCCGGGCAGCCAACACGAAGATAACCTCTTGGAACGTAGATGGCCTGCGTGCCTGGGTTAAGAAGAAAGGGCTTGAT TGGGTGCGTCAGGAGGCTCCAGATGTGCTTTGTCTTCAGGAGACTAAGTGTGCTGAGAAAGCTTTACCAGCGGACATCACCTCTATGCCTGAGTATCCATATAAGTACTGGGCAGGCTCAGAAGATAAAGAGGGTTACAGTGGCGTGGCCATGCTCTGCAAGACCGAGCCTCTTAAAATTACTTATGGCATTG GTAAAGAGGAGCATGACAAAGAGGGCCGTGTGATCACTGCAGAGTTCCCTTCCTACTTCCTGGTTACTGCATACGTGCCCAATGCTGGCCGTGGCCTGGTTCGCCTCGACTATCGCAAAACGTGGGATGTAGACTTCCGTGAATACCTGAGCAACCTGGACAGACGTAAGCCCTTGGTGCTGTGTGGTGACCTCAATGTGGCCCACCAGGAGATTGACCTGAAAAACCCCAAAGGCAACCGTAAGAATGCAGGCTTTACTCCCGAAGAACGGGAAGGTTTCAGCCAGCTCCTGGCTGCTGGTTTTATCGATAGCTTCCGTGAGGTGTATCCGGAGCAGACCAACGCCTACACCTTCTGGACGTACATGATGAATGCACGGTCCAAGAACGTGGGCTGGCGCTTGGACTACTTCGTGCTCTCTACTGCTTTGCTCCCAAGCTTGTGTGACAGCAAAATTCGTAACACGGCCATGGGGAGTGACCACTGCCCCATTACCCTTCATTTGGCTTTATAA
- the apex1 gene encoding DNA-(apurinic or apyrimidinic site) endonuclease isoform X1, producing MSLCGVCVCLRVRAVFGLRNMSKRAKKNEASAEAEPPTKKGKKAKEPEAPVLYDDPPDKLTSKDGRAANTKITSWNVDGLRAWVKKKGLDWVRQEAPDVLCLQETKCAEKALPADITSMPEYPYKYWAGSEDKEGYSGVAMLCKTEPLKITYGIGKEEHDKEGRVITAEFPSYFLVTAYVPNAGRGLVRLDYRKTWDVDFREYLSNLDRRKPLVLCGDLNVAHQEIDLKNPKGNRKNAGFTPEEREGFSQLLAAGFIDSFREVYPEQTNAYTFWTYMMNARSKNVGWRLDYFVLSTALLPSLCDSKIRNTAMGSDHCPITLHLAL from the exons ATGTCGCTATGTG gtgtgtgtgtgtgtctgcgtgtacGTGCCGTGTTTGGTCTCAGAAACATGTCGAAGAGAGCGAAGAAAAACGAGGCGTCTGCAGAAGCAG AACCACCAACAAAGAAAGGGAAGAAGGCGAAGGAACCCGAAGCCCCAGTGTTGTATGACGACCCCCCAGATAAACTGACCAGCAAGGACGGCCGGGCAGCCAACACGAAGATAACCTCTTGGAACGTAGATGGCCTGCGTGCCTGGGTTAAGAAGAAAGGGCTTGAT TGGGTGCGTCAGGAGGCTCCAGATGTGCTTTGTCTTCAGGAGACTAAGTGTGCTGAGAAAGCTTTACCAGCGGACATCACCTCTATGCCTGAGTATCCATATAAGTACTGGGCAGGCTCAGAAGATAAAGAGGGTTACAGTGGCGTGGCCATGCTCTGCAAGACCGAGCCTCTTAAAATTACTTATGGCATTG GTAAAGAGGAGCATGACAAAGAGGGCCGTGTGATCACTGCAGAGTTCCCTTCCTACTTCCTGGTTACTGCATACGTGCCCAATGCTGGCCGTGGCCTGGTTCGCCTCGACTATCGCAAAACGTGGGATGTAGACTTCCGTGAATACCTGAGCAACCTGGACAGACGTAAGCCCTTGGTGCTGTGTGGTGACCTCAATGTGGCCCACCAGGAGATTGACCTGAAAAACCCCAAAGGCAACCGTAAGAATGCAGGCTTTACTCCCGAAGAACGGGAAGGTTTCAGCCAGCTCCTGGCTGCTGGTTTTATCGATAGCTTCCGTGAGGTGTATCCGGAGCAGACCAACGCCTACACCTTCTGGACGTACATGATGAATGCACGGTCCAAGAACGTGGGCTGGCGCTTGGACTACTTCGTGCTCTCTACTGCTTTGCTCCCAAGCTTGTGTGACAGCAAAATTCGTAACACGGCCATGGGGAGTGACCACTGCCCCATTACCCTTCATTTGGCTTTATAA